A genomic region of Oncorhynchus mykiss isolate Arlee chromosome 2, USDA_OmykA_1.1, whole genome shotgun sequence contains the following coding sequences:
- the LOC110538268 gene encoding chemokine-like receptor 1, with the protein MMALTTTPLYPEIWTELSHNGSSPGNSTDDYEDYPDEHAELRQSLNIMSLIVYCLAFVLGVLGNGLVIWVTGFKMKKTVNTVWFLNLAVADFLFTVFLPLSVTYTAMDFHWPFGKFMCKLNSTISFFNMFASVYILVVISMDRCVSVVRPVWAQNHRNIRKASYISLGVWLWALVLSSPYFVFRDIGASYKNKEIINCFNNFAFSDDYDTTEVAELRVFRHQAMIVTRFLLGFVVPFAIIVTCYAVIIHRLKRKRNLASHSGRPFKIIVAVITAFFLCWAPYHIMALIEMVNNAAAEFSHTLDHVTTIGVPIATSLAFLNSCLNPLLYVFMGQDFKEKLRKSILTVLESAFTEEVSKSNHTYTNSGLTSRSKEKSYSDAEV; encoded by the coding sequence ATGATGGCCTTAACCACAACTCCTTTGTATCCTGAGATCTGGACAGAGCTGTCTCACAACGGCTCATCGCCAGGAAACTCGACAGATGACTATGAGGACTACCCTGACGAGCACGCAGAGCTCCGGCAGTCCCTCAACATCATGTCCCTCATCGTTTACTGCCTGGCCTTTGTGCTGGGGGTTCTGGGAAATGGACTTGTCATCTGGGTGACGGGATTTAAGATGAAAAAGACGGTCAACACGGTGTGGTTCCTCAACCTGGCTGTGGCCGACTTCCTTTTCACAGTGTTCCTGCCTCTAAGCGTGACCTACACAGCCATGGACTTTCACTGGCCTTTCGGCAAGTTCATGTGCAAGCTCAACTCCACGATCAGCTTCTTCAACATGTTCGCCAGCGTCTACATCCTGGTGGTCATCAGCATGGACAGGTGTGTGTCCGTGGTGCGCCCTGTCTGGGCCCAGAACCATCGGAACATACGCAAGGCATCCTATATCAGTCTGGGTGTCTGGCTGTGGGCCCTGGTCCTCAGCTCCCCCTACTTTGTCTTCCGGGACATCGGGGCGTCCTACAAGAACAAAGAAATCATCAACTGCTTCAACAACTTTGCTTTCTCGGATGACTATGACACAACGGAGGTGGCAGAGCTGCGAGTGTTCCGCCATCAGGCCATGATCGTCACCCGCTTCCTGCTGGGCTTCGTGGTGCCCTTCGCCATCATCGTCACTTGTTACGCCGTCATCATCCACCGGCTCAAGAGGAAACGCAACCTGGCCAGCCACTCCGGGCGGCCATTCAAGATCATCGTCGCCGTCATCACAGCTTTCTTCCTGTGCTGGGCCCCCTACCACATCATGGCCCTGATCGAGATGGTGAACAACGCGGCCGCTGAGTTCAGCCACACGTTAGACCACGTCACCACCATCGGGGTCCCCATAGCCACCAGCCTGGCCTTCCTCAACAGCTGTCTGAACCCCCTGCTGTACGTGTTCATGGGCCAGGACTTCAAGGAGAAGCTGCGCAAGTCTATTCTGACGGTTCTGGAGAGTGCCTTCACCGAGGAAGTGTCAAAGTCCAACCACACCTACACAAACTCTGGACTCACAAGCCGTAGCAAGGAGAAGTCCTATTCTGATGCTGAGGTATAA